In Gemmatimonadota bacterium, a single window of DNA contains:
- a CDS encoding creatininase family protein, producing MVSPDGAFALDQLSWTDVAAHLARDPRLIVPVGALEQHGPHLPLGTNILIARRVAIDLSEEFSVLRAPTVPYGVNVDAERAFAGTASMRRKTLHRVLNELLGHWEGHGVREFILITAHRHEPHLDALATLFSATARLRVVQVWDVALGDLLEEQRMPLHGGEAETSVMLHLYPEHVRMERARDVDLPDALFRSYLRGELSVPPAGSPGSVGRPSAANESKGSAIYARVLAAIRGAVFLDPGEDETDTV from the coding sequence ATGGTTTCCCCGGACGGCGCGTTCGCGCTCGATCAGCTGAGCTGGACCGACGTCGCGGCGCACCTGGCGCGCGATCCCCGGCTCATCGTGCCCGTGGGGGCGCTCGAACAGCACGGCCCCCACCTGCCCCTCGGAACCAACATCCTGATCGCGCGTCGGGTGGCCATCGACCTGTCTGAAGAGTTCTCCGTGCTGCGCGCACCGACGGTGCCATACGGCGTGAACGTCGACGCGGAGCGCGCGTTCGCGGGCACCGCGTCGATGCGCAGGAAGACCCTGCACCGGGTTCTGAACGAACTGCTCGGGCATTGGGAAGGTCACGGCGTCCGCGAATTTATCCTGATCACGGCCCATCGGCACGAACCTCACCTCGACGCGCTCGCCACGCTGTTCTCGGCGACCGCCAGGCTGCGCGTCGTCCAGGTATGGGACGTGGCCCTCGGCGACCTCCTGGAAGAGCAGCGCATGCCGCTGCACGGGGGCGAAGCCGAGACGTCGGTCATGCTGCATCTATACCCGGAGCACGTGCGAATGGAACGCGCGCGCGATGTCGACCTACCGGACGCGCTCTTCCGGTCGTATCTGCGCGGAGAGCTCTCGGTGCCACCGGCCGGCTCGCCCGGCTCGGTGGGACGCCCGTCCGCGGCGAACGAGAGCAAGGGGTCGGCGATCTACGCGCGCGTCCTGGCCGCCATTCGCGGCGCTGTATTCCTGGATCCGGGTGAGGACGAAACGGACACGG